From a single Brachyhypopomus gauderio isolate BG-103 unplaced genomic scaffold, BGAUD_0.2 sc85, whole genome shotgun sequence genomic region:
- the LOC143493368 gene encoding four-jointed box protein 1-like, giving the protein MRVIWANLLALLFLLTCACVLHFWSSSETRLGRHTRDFHQYRSSPAYPGPSGLSAKTSRALLAVPAAREYFTHGGNISGAQRTRTNAGVDGNRFRSVDVDVQSGLNRIEAVEDDIFWSQNLEDDLPVVFSEEHGRAWRHRARRNRVVSLEAGCGRTSNQLATFSDGTRACVRYGINADQVQGETLSYYLGALLGITNIPPLVLARLNVDGDQWKSVRSRMESLQWSGTEVVSLTQWVANLTGVLTPAPLRQNGKTLHPNLDLRNKTRAELLELMQWSDLVLFDYLTANFDRLVSNLFSLQWDTHVMERDTSNLLQTPRGVLVFLDNEAGLVHGYRVLDMWERYHSSVLGSVCVFRRRTAQRVLQLHLDRDTRTRLHALYRDNEPLAADLGFLSEEHARILQDRIDIVYKHILHCKGKYSQ; this is encoded by the coding sequence ATGAGAGTGATTTGGGCGAACCTGCTGGCGCTGCTGTTTCTGCTcacttgtgcgtgtgtgctgcACTTCTGGAGCAGCTCGGAAACACGACTGGGGCGACACACACGAGACTTTCACCAGTACCGGTCCAGTCCCGCGTATCCTGGACCGTCTGGACTCTCAGCTAAAACTTCTCGAGCTTTACTTGCGGTTCCGGCTGCACGTGAGTACTTCACTCACGGCGGCAACATTAGCGGAGCCCAGAGGACCAGAACCAACGCTGGTGTGGACGGGAACCGCTTCAGATCGGTGGACGTAGATGTTCAAAGTGGACTCAACAGAATCGAAGCTGTCGAGGACGATATTTTCTGGAGTCAGAACCTGGAGGATGATCTTCCTGTGGTCTTCAGCGAGGAGCATGGCCGGGCTTGGAGACACCGGGCCAGGCGGAACCGCGTGGTCTCCCTGGAGGCGGGATGTGGTAGGACTTCTAACCAGCTGGCCACCTTCTCGGACGGAACCAGAGCTTGTGTGCGTTACGGGATCAACGCGGACCAGGTGCAGGGCGAAACTTTGTCCTATTATTTAGGGGCTCTGCTCGGTATAACGAACATCCCGCCGCTGGTTCTGGCCCGGTTGAACGTGGACGGTGATCAGTGGAAGTCCGTGAGGAGCAGGATGGAGAGCCTGCAGTGGTCCGGGACGGAGGTGGTGTCTCTGACCCAGTGGGTCGCCAACCTGACCGGGGTTCTTACACCCGCTCCTCTCCGCCAAAACGGCAAAACGCTGCACCCGAACCTGGACCTTCGGAACAAAACCCGGGCGGAGTTACTGGAGCTGATGCAGTGGAGCGATCTGGTTCTATTCGACTACCTGACGGCCAACTTCGACCGGCTGGTCAGTAACCTGTTCAGTCTCCAGTGGGACACGCAcgtgatggagagagacaccagCAACCTCCTCCAGACGCCCCGCGGGGTTCTGGTGTTCCTGGACAACGAGGCGGGCTTGGTGCACGGGTACCGGGTGCTGGACATGTGGGAGAGGTACCACAGCTCCGTGCTGGGCTCCGTGTGTGTCTTCAGGAGGAGAACCGCCCAGCGCGTGCTGCAGCTCCATCTGGACCGGGACACGCGGACACGTCTGCACGCGCTCTACCGGGACAACGAACCCTTAGCGGCGGATCTGGGCTTTTTATCCGAGGAACATGCGAGGATCTTACAGGACAGAATAGACATAGTGTACAAGCACATATTGCACTGTAAAGGGAAATACAGTCAGTAG